AATTGAAGGAGACCAAATATTTATAGCTAGAAGTATTACTAATAGAATTGATATAGATGTGACTTTTGAAAAATTCGAAAGTCAAGGAAACATACATAAGATTAAAGATGGAATTAAGTTAGCATTTAAGAATTTAAAGGCTGCGGCAGCTAATATAGTACATATAGCTCCACCAAGTCCACCTAACCCAGTAGTTACTGACTTATCCGTACCAAGTGGAAATATGGATGAATTTAGTTCTAAAATGGCAACTAAAGAAAAAGGAAAATTCAAGGCTCAATTCTTAGTAACCTTAAAAAAAGGAGACAAGGTACTTGTAATAACAAATGAAACTGAGGACCAATATTTCATAGTAGACATTATGGATCCTTTAAAGGAGGTTGAATTAGAATGGGAATATTACCAAAAATCTTAACGGACACGTCCGTTGAATCAAAAGAGAGCAAAGAAAATATAAAAGGGACTA
This is a stretch of genomic DNA from Streptobacillus canis. It encodes these proteins:
- a CDS encoding DUF2577 family protein; translation: MDNNPFEELAKMFKANENRSYLGTMIAEVIDPLPNLKLKLLNGAMEIDHEIEGDQIFIARSITNRIDIDVTFEKFESQGNIHKIKDGIKLAFKNLKAAAANIVHIAPPSPPNPVVTDLSVPSGNMDEFSSKMATKEKGKFKAQFLVTLKKGDKVLVITNETEDQYFIVDIMDPLKEVELEWEYYQKS